Proteins from a genomic interval of Arvicola amphibius chromosome 10, mArvAmp1.2, whole genome shotgun sequence:
- the Bri3 gene encoding brain protein I3 gives MDHKPLLQERPPAYNLEAGQGDYACGPHGYGAIPTAPPPPPYPYLVTGIPTSHPRVYNIHSRTVTRYPANSIVVVGGCPVCRVGVLEYCFTCLGIFLAIVLFPFGFICCFALRKRRCPNCGAVFT, from the exons ATGGACCACAAGCCCCTGTTGCAGGAGCGCCCGCCCGCCTACAACCTGGAGGCCGGCCAGGGCGACTACGCGTGCGGCCCGCACGGTTACGGGGCCATCCCCACCGCACCCCCGCCGCCGCCCTACCCCTACCTCGTTACAG GGATCCCCACCAGCCACCCCCGGGTCTATAACATCCACAGTCGAACGGTCACCCGGTATCCTGCCAACTCCATCGTCGTGGTCGGAGGCTGCCCTGTCTGCAG GGTTGGTGTCCTGGAGTACTGCTTCACCTGCCTGGGCATCTTCTTGGCCATTGTCCTGTTTCCTTTTGGGTTCATCTGCTGCTTTGCATTGAGGAAGCGAAGATGCCCCAACTGTGGAGCAGTCTTTACTTAA